One window of Drosophila busckii strain San Diego stock center, stock number 13000-0081.31 chromosome 3L, ASM1175060v1, whole genome shotgun sequence genomic DNA carries:
- the LOC108599827 gene encoding circadian locomoter output cycles protein kaput isoform X1: MDDESDDKDDTKSLLCRKSRNLSEKKRRDQFNSLVNDLSALISTSNRKMDKSTVLKSTIAFLKNHNEATDRSKVFEIQQDWKPAFLTNDEFTHLMLESLDGFMIVFSCMGSIFYASESITSQLGYLPHELCSMSIYDLVYEMDHEALLNIFLNPTPVIEPRQTDIGSSNQITFYTHLKRGGIEKVDANCYELIKFVGYFRNDAHTPMERDSGGSSGSSGSSLPRIFQLNPKVEVDKRLVFVGTGRIQTPQLIREMSIIDPTSNEFTSKHSMEWKFLFLDHRAPPIIGYMPFEVLGTSGYDYYHFDDLDSIVACHEELRQTGEGKSCYYRFLTKGQQWIWLQTDYYVSYHQFNSKPDYVVCNHKVVSYAEVIRQNQKERRQDSSKQSLNTTSNSSKCVSATTTLRDFELSNSHQLDSTLLGQSLANLSNEAAAASAAATAAAAAAAAAATAATVPNSPTVDSSPMWSTGVAAPASSSCINNTLKSSRPASSYGNISSTGISPKAKRKCYFFNNNRGNESDSTSLSADSVTSRQSLMTHVSSQGPRQHHHNRESQAHLHQQQQQQQQQQQHAQQQQQLQQQQQQQQQQHAQQQQLSHQQQLHQQQLQQLQQTVAQPKIVPMLPLAPTQIVTSNACQFPPVPNYSPQLLQAPSFLEPPQYLAAIPMQPVMAPFQVSTAQSSQQAHPPQTDLMSGTVVMTATQSQLQEQLQRKHDELQKLIFQQQDELRMVSEQLLLARYTYIQPIMPMGFASATTAAGNMPRNYNFSSNSNTVEPQFNQYGFALNSEQMLNQQDQQMMMQQQQHLQNQQHQQVHQLQQHNQQQHQQQQQQQQQQQQQQQQQQQQQHHHQQHQHQQQSSNMLSCEDIEDIDAFLNLSPLQALGTQSSIQQLGSSNNNNNNNHNSSNNNNSNNAAQSYSNNNHNNNNSNVPQNTNEDSLLSYVQMATQSSPSLNFHMGISDDGSNQSDDNKLQQQQQQQQQQQQQANSFFNSYQNPSQSQLPNELEILPYQMSQEQSQNLFNSPSASGSNQDQL, encoded by the exons ATGGACGACGAGAGCGATGACAAGGATGACACGAAAAG TCTTCTTTGCAGAAAGTCACGCAATCTTAGCGAGAAGAAGCGTCGCGATCAATTCAATTCGCTGGTGAATGATCTCAGCGCTTTGATATCCACCTCCAATCGCAAAATGGACAAGTCCACGGTGCTCAAATCAACAATTGCCTTTCTCAAGAATCACAATG AGGCTACGGATCGCTCGAAGGTGTTTGAGATACAACAAGACTGGAAGCCCGCATTTCTAACGAACGATGAGTTTACGCATTTGATGCTGGAGTCCCTGGATGGCTTTATGATTGTGTTTAGCTGCATGGGTTCCATATTCTATGCGTCGGAAAGTATTACCTCGCAGTTGGGCTACTTGCCG CACGAGCTGTGCAGCATGAGCATCTATGATCTGGTCTACGAAATGGACCATGAGGCGCTGCTCAACATATTCTTGAATCCCACGCCTGTGATAGAGCCACGCCAAACGGACATCGGTTCGAGCAATCAGATAACCTTCTATACGCATCTGAAGCGCGGCGGCATTGAGAAAGTCGATGCGAATTGCTATGAGCTGATTAAATTTGTGGGTTACTTTC GTAACGATGCGCATACGCCCATGGAGCGGGACAGCGGCGGTTCGAGCGGCTCGagtggcagcagcttgccGCGCATCTTTCAGCTGAACCCCAAAGTGGAGGTGGACAAGCGTCTGGTGTTTGTGGGCACCGGACGCATACAGACGCCGCAGCTGATCAGAGAAATGAGCATCATCGACCCCACCAGCAATGAGTTCACCTCGAAGCACAGCATGGAGTGGAAGTTTCTGTTTCTAGATCATCGCGCACCACCCATTATAGGCTACATGCCCTTCGAGGTGCTGGGCACCTCGGGCTACGACTACTATCACTTCGATGATCTGGACAGCATTGTGGCCTGCCATGAGGAAT TGCGTCAGACGGGCGAGGGCAAGTCCTGCTATTATCGCTTTCTCACCAAGGGTCAGCAGTGGATTTGGCTGCAGACGGACTACTATGTGAGCTATCACCAGTTCAACTCCAAGCCGGACTATGTGGTCTGCAATCACAAGGTTGTCAGCTATGCCGAGGTCATACGCCAGAATCAAAAGGAGCGGCGTCaggacagcagcaaacagtcgCTCAATACTACCTCCAATAGCAGCAAATGCGTCTCGGCAACGACTACGCTGCGTGACTTTGAGCTGTCCAACTCGCATCAACTGGACAGCACGCTGCTGGGCCAAAGTCTTGCCAATCTGAGCAATGAGGCTGCCGccgcttctgctgctgccaccgctgctgctgccgccgctgctgctgctgctactgctgccacCGTGCCCAACTCACCCACTGTGGACTCCTCGCCCATGTGGTCGACTGGCGTGGCAGCGCCTgcctccagcagctgcataaataatacgCTAAAGAGCTCACGACCCGCCTCCAGTTATGGCAACATTAGTTCCACCGGCATCTCGCCCAAGGCCAAGCGTAAATGCTACTTCTTCAACAACAATCGCGGCAACGAATCCGACTCCACGTCCCTCTCCGCAGACTCGGTGACCAGCCGCCAATCACTCATGACGCACGTCAGCTCG CAAGGTCCCCGCCAGCATCATCACAATCGTGAATCGCAAGCGCATctgcatcaacagcagcagcagcagcagcagcagcagcaacatgcacagcagcagcagcaactgcaacagcagcagcaacagcagcagcagcaacatgcacaacagcagcagctgtcgcatcaacagcaactgcatcagcagcagctgcagcagctgcaacagacTGTGGCACAGCCCAAAATAGTGCCCATGCTGCCGCTGGCGCCCACACAAATCGTCACCAGCAATGCCTGCCAGTTTCCTCCCGTGCCCAACTACAGTCCACAGCTACTACAGGCACCCAGTTTCCTGGAGCCGCCACAGTATTTAGCTGCCATACCCATGCAGCCAGTGATGGCGCCGTTCCAAGTGAGCACAGCACAGTCGTCGCAGCAGGCGCATCCGCCCCAAACGGATTTGATGTCGGGCACAGTGGTAATGACGGCCACGCAGAGTCagctgcaggagcagctgcaacgcAAGCACGACGAGCTGCAGAAACTGATCTTCCAGCAGCAGGACGAGCTGCGCATGGTCtcggagcagctgctgctggcgcgctATACGTACATTCAGCCCATAATGCCCATGGGCTTTGCATCGGCAACTACTGCCGCCGGCAATATGCCGCGCAATTATAActttagcagcaacagcaatacgGTGGAGCCGCAGTTCAATCAGTATGGCTTTGCTCTGAACTCGGAGCAAATGCTGAATCAGCAGGATCAGCAAATGAtgatgcagcaacagcagcatctgcAGAaccagcaacatcagcaggttcatcagctgcagcagcacaatcagcagcagcaccagcagcagcaacaacaacagcagcagcaacaacaacagcagcaacaacagcagcagcagcagcaccaccaccagcaacaccagcaccaacagcaaagcagcaatatGTTATCATGCGAGGATATAGAAGATATAGACGCGTTTCTCAATCTATCGCCGTTGCAAGCGTTGGGCACACAGTCCTCAATACAGCAGCTgggtagcagcaacaacaacaacaacaataaccacaacagcagcaacaacaacaacagcaacaatgcagcACAAAGTTACAGCAataacaaccacaacaacaacaattcgaaTGTgccacaaaacacaaatgagGATTCTTTATTATCTTATGTGCAAATGGCTACACAGTCAAGTCCCTCGCTTAACTTTCACATGGGCATTAGCGACGATGGCTCCAACCAAAGCGACgataacaaattgcaacagcagcagcaacagcagcagcagcagcagcaacaagccaaTAGCTTTTTCAATTCATATCAAAATCCAAGCCAATCGCAGCTGCCCAATGAGCTGGAAATCTTACCATATCAAATGTCACAGGAGCAATCGCAGAATCTATTCAATTCACCGAGCGCTTCGGGCAGCAATCAGGATCAGCTTTAA
- the LOC108599827 gene encoding circadian locomoter output cycles protein kaput isoform X2 encodes MDDESDDKDDTKRKSRNLSEKKRRDQFNSLVNDLSALISTSNRKMDKSTVLKSTIAFLKNHNEATDRSKVFEIQQDWKPAFLTNDEFTHLMLESLDGFMIVFSCMGSIFYASESITSQLGYLPHELCSMSIYDLVYEMDHEALLNIFLNPTPVIEPRQTDIGSSNQITFYTHLKRGGIEKVDANCYELIKFVGYFRNDAHTPMERDSGGSSGSSGSSLPRIFQLNPKVEVDKRLVFVGTGRIQTPQLIREMSIIDPTSNEFTSKHSMEWKFLFLDHRAPPIIGYMPFEVLGTSGYDYYHFDDLDSIVACHEELRQTGEGKSCYYRFLTKGQQWIWLQTDYYVSYHQFNSKPDYVVCNHKVVSYAEVIRQNQKERRQDSSKQSLNTTSNSSKCVSATTTLRDFELSNSHQLDSTLLGQSLANLSNEAAAASAAATAAAAAAAAAATAATVPNSPTVDSSPMWSTGVAAPASSSCINNTLKSSRPASSYGNISSTGISPKAKRKCYFFNNNRGNESDSTSLSADSVTSRQSLMTHVSSQGPRQHHHNRESQAHLHQQQQQQQQQQQHAQQQQQLQQQQQQQQQQHAQQQQLSHQQQLHQQQLQQLQQTVAQPKIVPMLPLAPTQIVTSNACQFPPVPNYSPQLLQAPSFLEPPQYLAAIPMQPVMAPFQVSTAQSSQQAHPPQTDLMSGTVVMTATQSQLQEQLQRKHDELQKLIFQQQDELRMVSEQLLLARYTYIQPIMPMGFASATTAAGNMPRNYNFSSNSNTVEPQFNQYGFALNSEQMLNQQDQQMMMQQQQHLQNQQHQQVHQLQQHNQQQHQQQQQQQQQQQQQQQQQQQQQHHHQQHQHQQQSSNMLSCEDIEDIDAFLNLSPLQALGTQSSIQQLGSSNNNNNNNHNSSNNNNSNNAAQSYSNNNHNNNNSNVPQNTNEDSLLSYVQMATQSSPSLNFHMGISDDGSNQSDDNKLQQQQQQQQQQQQQANSFFNSYQNPSQSQLPNELEILPYQMSQEQSQNLFNSPSASGSNQDQL; translated from the exons ATGGACGACGAGAGCGATGACAAGGATGACACGAAAAG AAAGTCACGCAATCTTAGCGAGAAGAAGCGTCGCGATCAATTCAATTCGCTGGTGAATGATCTCAGCGCTTTGATATCCACCTCCAATCGCAAAATGGACAAGTCCACGGTGCTCAAATCAACAATTGCCTTTCTCAAGAATCACAATG AGGCTACGGATCGCTCGAAGGTGTTTGAGATACAACAAGACTGGAAGCCCGCATTTCTAACGAACGATGAGTTTACGCATTTGATGCTGGAGTCCCTGGATGGCTTTATGATTGTGTTTAGCTGCATGGGTTCCATATTCTATGCGTCGGAAAGTATTACCTCGCAGTTGGGCTACTTGCCG CACGAGCTGTGCAGCATGAGCATCTATGATCTGGTCTACGAAATGGACCATGAGGCGCTGCTCAACATATTCTTGAATCCCACGCCTGTGATAGAGCCACGCCAAACGGACATCGGTTCGAGCAATCAGATAACCTTCTATACGCATCTGAAGCGCGGCGGCATTGAGAAAGTCGATGCGAATTGCTATGAGCTGATTAAATTTGTGGGTTACTTTC GTAACGATGCGCATACGCCCATGGAGCGGGACAGCGGCGGTTCGAGCGGCTCGagtggcagcagcttgccGCGCATCTTTCAGCTGAACCCCAAAGTGGAGGTGGACAAGCGTCTGGTGTTTGTGGGCACCGGACGCATACAGACGCCGCAGCTGATCAGAGAAATGAGCATCATCGACCCCACCAGCAATGAGTTCACCTCGAAGCACAGCATGGAGTGGAAGTTTCTGTTTCTAGATCATCGCGCACCACCCATTATAGGCTACATGCCCTTCGAGGTGCTGGGCACCTCGGGCTACGACTACTATCACTTCGATGATCTGGACAGCATTGTGGCCTGCCATGAGGAAT TGCGTCAGACGGGCGAGGGCAAGTCCTGCTATTATCGCTTTCTCACCAAGGGTCAGCAGTGGATTTGGCTGCAGACGGACTACTATGTGAGCTATCACCAGTTCAACTCCAAGCCGGACTATGTGGTCTGCAATCACAAGGTTGTCAGCTATGCCGAGGTCATACGCCAGAATCAAAAGGAGCGGCGTCaggacagcagcaaacagtcgCTCAATACTACCTCCAATAGCAGCAAATGCGTCTCGGCAACGACTACGCTGCGTGACTTTGAGCTGTCCAACTCGCATCAACTGGACAGCACGCTGCTGGGCCAAAGTCTTGCCAATCTGAGCAATGAGGCTGCCGccgcttctgctgctgccaccgctgctgctgccgccgctgctgctgctgctactgctgccacCGTGCCCAACTCACCCACTGTGGACTCCTCGCCCATGTGGTCGACTGGCGTGGCAGCGCCTgcctccagcagctgcataaataatacgCTAAAGAGCTCACGACCCGCCTCCAGTTATGGCAACATTAGTTCCACCGGCATCTCGCCCAAGGCCAAGCGTAAATGCTACTTCTTCAACAACAATCGCGGCAACGAATCCGACTCCACGTCCCTCTCCGCAGACTCGGTGACCAGCCGCCAATCACTCATGACGCACGTCAGCTCG CAAGGTCCCCGCCAGCATCATCACAATCGTGAATCGCAAGCGCATctgcatcaacagcagcagcagcagcagcagcagcagcaacatgcacagcagcagcagcaactgcaacagcagcagcaacagcagcagcagcaacatgcacaacagcagcagctgtcgcatcaacagcaactgcatcagcagcagctgcagcagctgcaacagacTGTGGCACAGCCCAAAATAGTGCCCATGCTGCCGCTGGCGCCCACACAAATCGTCACCAGCAATGCCTGCCAGTTTCCTCCCGTGCCCAACTACAGTCCACAGCTACTACAGGCACCCAGTTTCCTGGAGCCGCCACAGTATTTAGCTGCCATACCCATGCAGCCAGTGATGGCGCCGTTCCAAGTGAGCACAGCACAGTCGTCGCAGCAGGCGCATCCGCCCCAAACGGATTTGATGTCGGGCACAGTGGTAATGACGGCCACGCAGAGTCagctgcaggagcagctgcaacgcAAGCACGACGAGCTGCAGAAACTGATCTTCCAGCAGCAGGACGAGCTGCGCATGGTCtcggagcagctgctgctggcgcgctATACGTACATTCAGCCCATAATGCCCATGGGCTTTGCATCGGCAACTACTGCCGCCGGCAATATGCCGCGCAATTATAActttagcagcaacagcaatacgGTGGAGCCGCAGTTCAATCAGTATGGCTTTGCTCTGAACTCGGAGCAAATGCTGAATCAGCAGGATCAGCAAATGAtgatgcagcaacagcagcatctgcAGAaccagcaacatcagcaggttcatcagctgcagcagcacaatcagcagcagcaccagcagcagcaacaacaacagcagcagcaacaacaacagcagcaacaacagcagcagcagcagcaccaccaccagcaacaccagcaccaacagcaaagcagcaatatGTTATCATGCGAGGATATAGAAGATATAGACGCGTTTCTCAATCTATCGCCGTTGCAAGCGTTGGGCACACAGTCCTCAATACAGCAGCTgggtagcagcaacaacaacaacaacaataaccacaacagcagcaacaacaacaacagcaacaatgcagcACAAAGTTACAGCAataacaaccacaacaacaacaattcgaaTGTgccacaaaacacaaatgagGATTCTTTATTATCTTATGTGCAAATGGCTACACAGTCAAGTCCCTCGCTTAACTTTCACATGGGCATTAGCGACGATGGCTCCAACCAAAGCGACgataacaaattgcaacagcagcagcaacagcagcagcagcagcagcaacaagccaaTAGCTTTTTCAATTCATATCAAAATCCAAGCCAATCGCAGCTGCCCAATGAGCTGGAAATCTTACCATATCAAATGTCACAGGAGCAATCGCAGAATCTATTCAATTCACCGAGCGCTTCGGGCAGCAATCAGGATCAGCTTTAA
- the LOC108598395 gene encoding protein henna, with the protein MYQRQASFDKPTRIEDSAYIAEGVDMQEARNTCLLFSPKDSSLASGALANTLAIFKQHDINLVHIESRSSLRVPGYEFFVECDGKSGALGRAIEDLKAQCSYFNIISRDYKDNATAVPWFPRRIRDLDRFANQILSYGSELDSDHPGFTDPEYRKRRKYFADIAYNYKHGETLPHVDYTKEEIETWGIIFRNLTKLYKTHACREYNHVFPLLVDNCGFREDNIPQLEDVSNFLRDCTGFTLRPVAGLLSSRDFLAGLAFRVFHSTQYIRHPSKPMYTPEPDVCHELLGHVPLFADPAFAQFSQEIGLASLGAPDDYIEKLSTIFWFTVEYGVCRQEGELKAFGAGLLSSYGELEYCLTDKPQLKDFEPEVTGVTKYPITQFQPLYYVADSFESAKEKTIKFANSIPRPFGVRYNAYTQSVEVLDSKPQISNLMNNINSEFQILQNAIVKLRV; encoded by the exons atgtatcaACGACAAGCTTCCTTCGATAAG CCCACGCGCATTGAGGACTCGGCGTATATAGCGGAGGGCGTGGACATGCAGGAGGCGCGCAATACTTGCCTGCTCTTCTCGCCCAAGGACTCGTCGCTGGCTAGTGGCGCCTTGGCCAATACTTTGGCCATCTTTAAGCAGCATGACATCAATCTGGTGCACATTGAATCGCGCTCGTCGCTGCGTGTGCCTGGCTATGAGTTCTTTGTGGAGTGCGACGGCAAGTCGGGAGCACTGGGACGCGCCATTGAGGATTTGAAGGCGCAGTGCAGCTATTTCAACATTATTTCGCGTGATTATAAGGATAATGCCACTGCTGTGCCTTGGTTTCCACGGCGTATACGTGATCTGGATCGCTTTGCCAATCAGATCTTGAGCTACGGCTCCGAGCTGGACTCTGATCATCCCGGCTTCACCGATCCCGAGTATCGCAAGCGTCGCAAGTACTTTGCCGACATTGCCTACAACTATAAGCACGGCGAGACGCTGCCGCATGTGGATTACACCAAGGAGGAGATCGAAACCTGGGGCATCATCTTTCGCAATCTGACCAAGCTCTACAAGACGCACGCCTGCCGTGAATACAATCACGTCTTTCCGCTGCTGGTGGATAACTGCGGCTTCCGCGAGGACAACATACCACAGCTGGAGGATGTGTCCAACTTCCTAAGAGATTGCACAGGCTTCACTTTGCGTCCTGTCGCCGGCTTGCTCAGCTCTCGCGACTTTCTCGCTGGCCTGGCCTTCAGAGTGTTCCACTCCACACAGTACATTAGGCATCCCAGCAAGCCCATGTACACGCCCGAGCCAGATGTCTGCCACGAGCTGTTGGGCCATGTGCCGCTCTTTGCCGATCCAGCGTTTGCGCAGTTCAGTCAGGAGATTGGCTTGGCCTCGCTGGGCGCACCCGATGACTACATCGAGAAGTTATCCACG ATCTTTTGGTTTACTGTGGAGTACGGTGTGTGCCGTCAGGAGGGCGAACTCAAAGCCTTTGGCGCCGGCCTGTTGAGCTCATACGGTGAGCTGGAGTACTGCTTGACCGACAAGCCGCAGCTGAAGGACTTTGAGCCAGAGGTCACCGGTGTTACCAAATATCCCATTACACAGTTCCAGCCGCTCTACTATGTGGCCGACAGCTTTGAAAGCGCCAAGGAGAAGACCAT CAAATTTGCCAACTCCATACCACGCCCATTTGGTGTGCGCTATAATGCGTATACGCAGAGTGTGGAAGTGCTGGACTCGAAGCCGCAGATTTCGAATCTAATGAACAACATCAACTCAGAGTTTCAAATACTGCAGAATGCCATTGTCAAGTTGCGTGTTTAA